Sequence from the Priestia megaterium genome:
AGGTGTCCTCGGTTTTCGTACCATCGAAGACTGTCAGGAAATGATTAAAATTTCTAAACAGTACAAAAAAGCAGCGGTTATTGGAGGAGGTCTGTTAGGGCTGGAAGCTGCTAGGGGACTATTAAATTTGGGAATGGATGTTCAAGTCATTCATCATTCGAGTTTCTTAATGGAGCGACAGTTAGACAGAGCAGCATCTGCTATGTTAAGAGAAGAATTGGAAAAGCAAGGCATGAGTTTTCTATTAAACAAACATACGGATGAGATTATAGGGAAAAACCGAGCAGAAGGCGTCCGATTTAATGATAGCAGTAAAATTGCAGCTGATTTAGTTGTAATGGCTACAGGAGTGAGGCCAAATGTTAATCTAGCTAAAAAAAGCGGAATAGAAACAAATAGAGCAATCATCGTAAATGATTATTTAGAAACGAGCATCCCGGATATCTATGCAGTAGGTGAATGCGCTGAACATCGAGGGATGACATACGGACTTGTTGCTCCTCTTTACGAACAAGGAAAAGTCTTAGCGCGACACCTTTGCCAAATAAAAAACGATGGTTATCGGGGGTCCGTTCTTTCCACTCAATTAAAAATATCAGGAATAGACGTTTACTCAGTCGGAGAGTTTAAGGAAAATCAAGGTGCAAAAGCCATTACGATTTCCAATATGTTAGATGGTATATACAAAAAAGTAGTTTTTCGCGAAGGGAAAATAGTGGGAGCTGTTCTTTTTGGAGATACCAGTGAGGCTATAAAGCTATCACAAATGATTAATGAAAAAAAGGATTTGTCGCAAGCGGAAAAAGTACAATTATTTCCTTCTCAACATGAAAAAGAAAATGCGGTAACTTCTATGCCACTTACAGATATCGTATGCAACTGTAACGGAGTAACAAAGGGAGCCATTATTGAAGCAGTACAGAAAAATGATTTAGCGACAGTAGATGAAATAAAAAATTGCACGAAAGCTTCTGGTTCATGCGGAGGATGCAAACCCCTTGTAACAGACCTTTTAACATATATTCGAAGCGATGAGTTTGATGAAATCATTAAACAAAAAACCTTTTGTACATGTACACATTTATCAGAAGATGAGCTGGTAAGAGAAATGCAGCAATATCAATTTGAGACCGTTCAGCAAGTAAGAGAAATATTAAAGTTTAAAGACATGAAAGGCTGCTCGTTATGTGAAGGCGGTCTTCATTACTATTTAGATATGATGAATCCTCATTATGAAAACAATCGACATTCTTTATTTACTACGGAGAATGAACAGGCCGTTTTGCTTCACGATGGGACTTATGCAGTGGTACCGCAAATTCACGGTGGTCTGACAAATGTACAGGAATTAAGGAACATAGCAAATGTAGCTGAAAGGTACAACATCTCTAATATTCGTTTAACAAGTGATCAGCGCATTCAACTTATTGGAGTGAAAAAAGAATATCTTCCGTTGATAAGTGAGGAAATAGATAGAGGACTTCAGCAGCTATATGAACGTACAGTTAAAAATGTATCTGTTTATATAGGAAAAGGAACGTGTATTTGTCAGTATGAACCTGCTCTTGCTTTATCAAATGAATTAGATAAACAGCTTGAATATGTAAAGACCCCATGTGATATCAAAATCAGTATTGCTTCGTGTTCTCACATTGCAGAGAGTGTAACAACAAGTGATATAGGATTAAGAAGAATAGACAGAGGATGGGAAATATATGCTGGCGGAAGCAGCGCAGAAGCCAGAAGCGGGGAGCTGTTTTATGTGGCCGAAACGAACGAAGAAGCAGTAGAAATCAGCTGTTCTTTGATTCAATATTACCGTGAAACGGGGAACTATTTAGAAACTGTCGGGAGCTGGATCGAGCGAGTAGGAATTGTTCATGTCAGAGAAGTTTTGTTTGAGGTAGACAATCGAGAGTATTTAATGAAGCAGCTCAGCTCAGAGCGCTCTCGTGCAATCACATATTTATTATAGGAAAGAAGGGTGACCTACGATGACTGAGATGCTATTGAAATATTTTCGTGAGCAGCAAAAGCAAGTTGAAACCGAGCGTATCTATAATACTCAGTGTCCTTACTGCAGCATGCAGTGCAAAATGCAGTTAGTTGAACAAACACATGTGAAAAGGAAAACGTATAAAACAATTGGAACAGACAACCCTACTTCTCAAGGAAGGTTATGTATCAAAGGAATGAATGCGCATCAGCATCCTTTGCATAAAGATCGGATTCAATATCCTTTATTAAAAGTAAACGGAGAGTTTGTAAAGATTTCTTGGAAAGAAGCTCTTCACTATATTAAAGAAAACGTTACAGAGATTCAAGAGAAGAATGGAGCAGATGCGCTAGGTGTTTATGGAAGTGCCTCTATTACAAATGAAGAAGCTTATTTATTAGGGAAATTTGCTCGAGTTGCGTTAAAAACAAAGTATATTGATTACAATGGACGCTTATGTATGTCGGCTGCTGCTTCTGCTGCTAGTAAAACATTTGGCATGGACCGAGGATTTACGAATAGCTTGCAAGAGATTCCGTTTACTGAATGTATTATGTTAGCTGGAACAAATATTGCGGAATGTCAGCCAACGATTATGCCTTATTTTGAGAAAGCAAAAGAAAACGGAGCTTTTATTATTGCAATTGATCCAAGAGAAACAGCTACAACTAAAATAGCTGATTTACACTTGAAACTTAAACCGGGGAGCGACGCGGCACTAGCCAATGGAATCTTGAAGATCCTTATAGAAGAAAATTATCTAGATGAACGATTTCTACAAGAACGTGTCAATGGATTTGAAGAAGTAATTCAATATGTGGAGTCTCTGGAATTTAATGTCATTGAAGAAATAACGGGAGTGCCACTTGAGGAAATGTACCAAGCTGCCCGTATGTTTGGTCAAAGAAAAACGGGAATGATTTTTACTGCTAGAGGGGTAGAGCAGCAAACAGACGGAAGTGCTGCGGTGCGAAATTTTTTGAATATTCTACTTTCCGTTGGGAAAATCGGTAAACCTCGCTGCGGATATGGGGCCATTACTGGTCAAGGAAATGGGCAAGGAGCCCGAGAGCATGGTCAAAAAGCGGATCAGCTTCCTGGCTACCGTTCCATCGAAAATCATGAGCACCGGATGTATATAGCAGATGTGTGGAACATAGAGGAGAAAGATCTTCCTAGAAAAGGCGTTTCTGCATATGAGATGATTGAAAAAATTCATGACGGTGAAATTAAAGGGCTGTTTTTGATGTGTTCAAATCCAACAGTTTCAAATCCAAACGCTAATTTTGTTAAGAAGGCTTTTGAAAAGCTTGAATTTCTAGTGGTAGCAGATATGTTTGAATCAGAAACGGCAAAATTAGCAAACTTAATCTTACCAGCATCTTCCTACTTGGAAGATGAAGGAACCATGACAAATGTAGAGGGAAGAGTTACATTACGCGAAGCTAGCTTTCCATGCCGTGGCGAAATCAAACACGACTGGGAAATACTATGTGAAATTGCTACAGCTTTAGGGAAAGAGGAACATTTTTCGTTTTCATCAGCTGAAGAAATATTTAATGAACTGCGAATAGCAAGTAAAGGAGGGATCGCGGATTACTCCGGTATTACGTACGAACGATTACGAGCGGAAAAAGGAATTTTATGGCCATGCAGAAGCTTAACAGATAAAGGAACCGAGCGCCTGTTTGAAACGCGTTTTGCTCATAGTGATGGAAAAGCGATGATGGTCCCTGTCTCGAATCAAGCTATTGTTCCTAAAGCAAAAATAACGGAAAAATATCCTCTCTATTTAACAACGGGGAGAGTGATGTCGCACTATTTAACGGGTGTACAAACGCGAAAAAGTGCGTCTTTATCTGCGAGAAATTTCGAATCATTTATGGAAATCCACCCTTCAACAGCGAAAAAATATGAAATTTCGAATCAAGAATTAGTACAAATTGAATCTTCATATGGAAGTATTGTGGTAAGAAGCAAATTTTCAGAGGGCATTCGGCCAGATACCGTATTTGTTCCTTTTCACTGGGCGGATTCTCAAAATGTTAATAACCTTGTCTCTGAGAAATTAGATCCCGCCTGTAAGATGCCAGGGTTTAAAGTAAGTGCTGTGAAGATTACCCCTTCTGTAAAAAGAAGCAGCTATTAAAAATGCTGATGCAAAAAGCCTCTTGAAAAAAAGAGGCTTTTTACATGGAATCAGGCAAGGTGCTTTTGGTTAATACGTACATCTTGTTTTTTGAATCCAGAATAATTCAGTAAGAGACAGAATAGGGCAAAAAGCGCTAGTAAGGAAAAACCGACAACGTAATCTCCGCTTGTATCTTTTATAAAGCCTAGCACAATAGGGGGAAAGAAGCCGCCTACTCCTCCGAATGCTCCTACGATCCCGGTAACAGCTCCAATATTTCCTGTTGAAACAGATGGAACCATTTTAAAAACAGCTCCATTTCCGATGCCAAGAGTAATGGCTGCAAGTAAACAACCTACGCTAAATAGGGAGAAGGCAGTGATGGTAAATGCAATAAATACCCCTATTAGTAGCATTCCGGTAAAGACGAAGGTGAGTACTTTTTTTGCTCCGAATACATCCGATAAATATCCTCCAAGAGGCCGTACAAACGTTGCTAGTACGACAAAAACAGCTGTTTTCAGCCCACTGTCTACAGTTGAAGCATTAAATTGATCATGCAAAATGGTAGGGAGATAGATGCTGAACGTTACAAATCCACCAAATGTTAAAAAATAGAAAACGGATAAAAACCACGTTTCTTTAAATTTTAATACCGATAAAGATTCCTGCAGCGTTTTGGGGGAAGCAGCAGAAGGGTGGTCTGAAGTTCCTACCCATAATAAAAGAGCCATTAAGGCTACCGCAATTGCTAAACTCCAAAATACCCAAGGCAAGCCAAAAGAAGAAAAGATAAGTGGAATACTAAAGCTTGCTACCGCCGATCCTAAGTTGCCCATCCCGGCAATTCCTAAAATAAAACCTTGCTTTTGAGGTGAATACCATTTAGAGACATATGTAATGGAAATAGCAAATGTTGTTCCAGCCATGCCGATAAAAAATGCCCAAAAGAGCAGCATGGAATAAGAATGAGTAAAGCCTGCACAAATGGTAGGGAGTAAAAGAGCCAGCATAGTCAAAGAATACACTTTTCTTCCCCCGAAGCGATCTGTTAAAATCCCCATCGGAATTCGCATGAGGGAACCTAATAAGACGGGAGTGGCAATTAAGATACTTTTTTCAGCATTGGTTAACGAATACATCACTTGAATATCTGCAGCGATAGGTGCGAAGACAGACCATACTGAAAAAGCAATAATCATAGATAAAGTCGAGATAAGAAGTACAGATAAGGGCCGTTTAGAAAACATTGCTTAAAAACCTCCTTTTTTATATGCAGCGTAAAGCTGTTGCAATATGGTAATTATGATACTACGCTTTCTTTCTTATGTATCATTCTGTGTTAGGTTTTCTTCCGTACTTTTGCTGAAAAACGGATGCAGATAAAGGTGGAGAGATAACTTAGACTTACACTCTATCTAAGTGCTGATGAAGAAACGGTTAAAAAGCTTTGAAAGAACAGTAAGTAGAAATATTGTCGAAAGAATGGAAGGAAAATTGAAATTAGAAGAGATTAATAGAGTAAGCACCTATAAATTTGTGCTATCGAATTATAGCGAAATAAAAAATAATTCATATTTTATATAGAACACAAATTTTTGAAATAGAAGGTGGAAAAAGTGACAGAAAAGCATCCTCTTTCAGGTTATAAAAAGGATGATAATGGAGTTCTCTGGATATGGAGTTACGTGGGACAGGCTAGAGTGAAAATGGGGTATAAAGTAAAAAGTCTACTTCACTATGAGCAATCTTCCTATCAACAAATCAGTATTGTGGATACAAAATGGTATGGGAAAATGTTGGTGCTAGATGGTACTCCACAAATTTCAACAGGAGAAGGGTTTATTTATAATGAAATGATTAGCCATGTGCCAATT
This genomic interval carries:
- the nirB gene encoding nitrite reductase large subunit NirB, whose translation is MTKQKLILIGNGMAGMRCIEEILIHSPDCFDITVFGSEPHVNYNRILLSTVLQGSTKLEDINIHSFAWYEENNITLFKGESVTHIDTKRKIIKTDKNRETMYDKLIIATGSSPYMLPVKGSDKEGVLGFRTIEDCQEMIKISKQYKKAAVIGGGLLGLEAARGLLNLGMDVQVIHHSSFLMERQLDRAASAMLREELEKQGMSFLLNKHTDEIIGKNRAEGVRFNDSSKIAADLVVMATGVRPNVNLAKKSGIETNRAIIVNDYLETSIPDIYAVGECAEHRGMTYGLVAPLYEQGKVLARHLCQIKNDGYRGSVLSTQLKISGIDVYSVGEFKENQGAKAITISNMLDGIYKKVVFREGKIVGAVLFGDTSEAIKLSQMINEKKDLSQAEKVQLFPSQHEKENAVTSMPLTDIVCNCNGVTKGAIIEAVQKNDLATVDEIKNCTKASGSCGGCKPLVTDLLTYIRSDEFDEIIKQKTFCTCTHLSEDELVREMQQYQFETVQQVREILKFKDMKGCSLCEGGLHYYLDMMNPHYENNRHSLFTTENEQAVLLHDGTYAVVPQIHGGLTNVQELRNIANVAERYNISNIRLTSDQRIQLIGVKKEYLPLISEEIDRGLQQLYERTVKNVSVYIGKGTCICQYEPALALSNELDKQLEYVKTPCDIKISIASCSHIAESVTTSDIGLRRIDRGWEIYAGGSSAEARSGELFYVAETNEEAVEISCSLIQYYRETGNYLETVGSWIERVGIVHVREVLFEVDNREYLMKQLSSERSRAITYLL
- the nasC gene encoding assimilatory nitrate reductase catalytic subunit NasC, encoding MTEMLLKYFREQQKQVETERIYNTQCPYCSMQCKMQLVEQTHVKRKTYKTIGTDNPTSQGRLCIKGMNAHQHPLHKDRIQYPLLKVNGEFVKISWKEALHYIKENVTEIQEKNGADALGVYGSASITNEEAYLLGKFARVALKTKYIDYNGRLCMSAAASAASKTFGMDRGFTNSLQEIPFTECIMLAGTNIAECQPTIMPYFEKAKENGAFIIAIDPRETATTKIADLHLKLKPGSDAALANGILKILIEENYLDERFLQERVNGFEEVIQYVESLEFNVIEEITGVPLEEMYQAARMFGQRKTGMIFTARGVEQQTDGSAAVRNFLNILLSVGKIGKPRCGYGAITGQGNGQGAREHGQKADQLPGYRSIENHEHRMYIADVWNIEEKDLPRKGVSAYEMIEKIHDGEIKGLFLMCSNPTVSNPNANFVKKAFEKLEFLVVADMFESETAKLANLILPASSYLEDEGTMTNVEGRVTLREASFPCRGEIKHDWEILCEIATALGKEEHFSFSSAEEIFNELRIASKGGIADYSGITYERLRAEKGILWPCRSLTDKGTERLFETRFAHSDGKAMMVPVSNQAIVPKAKITEKYPLYLTTGRVMSHYLTGVQTRKSASLSARNFESFMEIHPSTAKKYEISNQELVQIESSYGSIVVRSKFSEGIRPDTVFVPFHWADSQNVNNLVSEKLDPACKMPGFKVSAVKITPSVKRSSY
- a CDS encoding MFS transporter gives rise to the protein MFSKRPLSVLLISTLSMIIAFSVWSVFAPIAADIQVMYSLTNAEKSILIATPVLLGSLMRIPMGILTDRFGGRKVYSLTMLALLLPTICAGFTHSYSMLLFWAFFIGMAGTTFAISITYVSKWYSPQKQGFILGIAGMGNLGSAVASFSIPLIFSSFGLPWVFWSLAIAVALMALLLWVGTSDHPSAASPKTLQESLSVLKFKETWFLSVFYFLTFGGFVTFSIYLPTILHDQFNASTVDSGLKTAVFVVLATFVRPLGGYLSDVFGAKKVLTFVFTGMLLIGVFIAFTITAFSLFSVGCLLAAITLGIGNGAVFKMVPSVSTGNIGAVTGIVGAFGGVGGFFPPIVLGFIKDTSGDYVVGFSLLALFALFCLLLNYSGFKKQDVRINQKHLA